The Mustelus asterias chromosome 25, sMusAst1.hap1.1, whole genome shotgun sequence region TTGGAGCAGCAGAGGCTAAGGGGGAAATTACTAGAAGCATTTAAAGTGATCATGGGCTTtaaggacaggaggaggccacctaGTCCCTTGGGCCCATTCTGCTATccaatctgatcatggctgatctgtgcttAATTCCATGGACTGAATTATCAGGGGCGCCATGGCCTTGTGGCTAAAAGGTTAGGAAAAAGCCAGCCCTGGGGATAAATGGCTTCCCTACAGCCACTTAATGGCCAACTGACTGTTAATAGGTTGGAGGTGGGATGTCTTCCCTCAGTGACACTGAAGTCCCACCTCAGATAGCTGTCGGCCAATCAAGATGCACCAGTAGCGCCAGTGGGAATGGTGGCCAATGCCGGTACTGCACTCAAGCGGTGAGGAGGCAAGCTCGGATAGGTTGGAACTTGGCGAGTTTTTGTTGGCCGCCCATTGTGTGGGGAGGGATCAGGGTTTGAGAGGCCATGTAGGGGAGGGCAATCTCTGGGGTCGTTACAActtagggatggaggggggctgTGATGGGCCCAGGGGACCAGCTAAGGAGGgagcctcccccctcaccccctccgccCACCACCAGCTGGCATGGGCAAACCTGCCAGGCTGGCTGCTTGGTATGGCCTCTCCTGCCACCAGTTAAATGCTGGTGGCagtaggatgaggcccttaagtggacatTAGTTGGCCACTTACAGGCCTCAATTAGTCAACTGGCAGTGGGGTGTTCagcaggggcaggagtgagaggcaatGTACTGGGCAGGCCAAACACTCAACATGGGCCTTCTAAGTCAACCGCAGAACATTAAGTCGCACCTCATATGCCTGTTTTTTTACCCCATGTCCTTTAATAACTTTGGCCAACAAAGATCTCCAAGCtcaagatttaaaattaacaattgagaaTTCAGAAGTTGACAAAGTAGATATGGAGAAAACTGCTTCAAATGGCAGGAGGGTGGATAACCAGATGTAAACTAAATGTCAAAAAAAGCCAGGTGATGATGGGGAGTTTTTATTTTAATGTAGGGATCTATTGTGATCAAGAATCCACCTCCTGAAATATCAGTGCAAGTAACTTGCAAAGGAATATGGGCTGTGCTTGAAAATGGCATAAAGGGAGTGTAGGGCCATGAAATATGTGTGTGGGACTGATTGGAAAAGTAAAATGTAGGCTTATGGGGAATGCACATGGGACTGATTGGAAACTCTGTTCATGAACTATAAGAGAggtgttgggctgaaaggcctccttttgtactgtaaagtttattgattagtgtcaaaagtaggcttacattaacactgtgatgaagttactgtgaaagtcccctggttgccacactctggcacctgttcgggtacactgagggagaatttagcatggccaatgcacctaaccagcacgtctttcagactatgggaggaaacccacgcagacacggggagaatgtgcagattctgcccagacagtcacccaagccgggaatcggaccggggtccctgccgctgtgaggcagcagtgctaaccactgtgtcatcacgCCACAAGTCTGTAAGGCATCACAACGACTTACCTGTCTATTGGATATATCAATCTTGTTGCCTAAAACAACAAAAGGGTAATCCTTGTGGTCCAAAGGAGTTTGCAGCAATACCTCTTCTCTCCAGCCTCTGAGACCATAGAAAGAGTCTTGATCAGTCACATCAAATACAAGCACACAGCCATCTGATCCTTTCGAGAAGGAGGGCACAAGTGACTTAAACCGTTCCTGACCTCCTGTGTCCCAGATCTGAATTGTTGAACAAAAGACAAGTCAGTCAATAATGGATGAAATGACTGCCCTGTTGGAGCTCTGTAGTCAttcaataaactttattttaatccccccagcatttgttggccataCCTGTTTGCCCTTGAGAGCAGTCAaacatcaatcacattgctgtagatctggaatcacatagggtcagaccaggtaagaatggctgatttccttccccagggtacgctagtgaaccagatgaccgGTGACAGCTTTTGTGGTCACCGTTATTGAggctaactttttaaaaaatcacctgaatttaaatttcactaggggccagggtgggatttgaacccatgtccccagagcctgGGGCTCTGAAACAGCAATcagccagtgacaataccacaacaccaccgTGTCACTTCAAAACAGCCCCTCAttagtcaaccctgcaaagtaaGAGGATGGTTCAAGACTTTGTTGGCTTTATCTTGGGGGTCACCAGCATTTTTAACATTTATCTTTCATGGGTTGTGTGTGCTGCCGATAAGAGcagcaggcacggtggcacagtggttagcactgctgcctcacagcatcagggacctgggttcgattcccagcttgggtcactgtctgtgcggagtctgcacgttctccccatgtctgtgtgggtttcctccgggtcctccggtttccacccacagtctaccAAATATTGACCATattaaaggcgtgctggttaggtgcgttggccatgctaaattctccctcagcatacccgaacaggcgccggattgtggcaactaaggggttttcacagtaacttcattgcagtgttaatgtaagcctacttgtgacactaataaataaacttaatttgatgcccatccctcattgctggGCTACttaagagttgaccacattgttgtgggtctggagtcaccagaccaggtaaggacagcagatttccttccctgaagggcatgttGTTAGATGGGGTCATCACTACcaagaccatagaatccccacagtggagAAAGACGCCATCCagcacggggtggcacggtgataatatggttagcactgctacctcacagcgccagggacccaggttgaattgtggcctcgggtcactgtctgtgtggagtttgcatgttctccccgtgtccgtgtgggtttcctccgggtgctccggtttcctcccacagtccaaagatgtgcgggttaggttgattggccatgctaaattgaccctagtgtgtggggatgcgggaatggggcctgggtgggattgtggtcggtgcagactcgatgggccaaatggcctccttctgcactgtagggattctatgaaataagcaGCAAATTCAatctgcactgaatctccgaAAGTGCATCCCACgcaacttgtttatttacaggtaaaggctatacagagacttgcagcctcatggctgcaccCAGCTCCCGAGAAGGTTCTAGAACAGAAACCCAAGCTCACTATGGTGATCCCCAACCCTGTGCCCTGATTGGTTCTCCAGCTcatgtgatccttaccctgcagattgatccttaaagggacaaactTTATTTGAGAGGCAGAACCCCCAGCAGTGtaacaatccctcagtactgcactggcgtGCTTGTCATTCTGGGTTATGTGCGCAGGCGTCTGGATTGGAATTTGAACCCACTACCAGCTGGTTCAGAGGTAGCACACTGGACAGCTCAGCGCAAGGGTAGTGAAAAACCGTGAGAGATGCAAAGAattggattttctggcccttcctgccagcGGGCCCTGCAAATGGTGACCCCCCACTCCTCCTGCGGCAGGCTCCCTGTCAGCATGGCGGGTGAACCAATGCAAAGCATCGTTGGCATCGGCGAGAGCGGAAGATCCGGCCACTGGCCATTGGTGAGAGGCCTCTACTGCTGGAAAACATTCTGccggggtggagtgaggggatgTCAGAAAACCCCCGCTAAGGAGGAATTAATAGCATTACTCAGTGAAGGCAACCTTCCTCAACAGAAGaccgtaatgtcctaactatgttgtgggtttaaaacaaaaagaaaagatagttttttttattcatttgtgggacatgggtgtcgctggctcggccagcatttattgcccatccctagttgcccttgagaaggtggtgatgagctgccttcttgaatcgctgcagtccatagaaatcatagaaaccctacagtgcagaaggaggccgttcggcccatcgagtctacaccgaccacaatcccacccaggcccgacccccatatccttacacatttacccgctaatccctctaacctacacatctcaggacactaagggacaattttttagcatggccaatcaacctgacccgcacatcttttgactgtgggaggaaaccggagcacccggaggaaacccatgcaaacacgaggagaatgtgcaaactccacacagacagtgacccaagccgggaatcgaacccaggtccctggagctgtgaagcagcagtgctaaccactgtgctaccgtgccgtccatgttccgtgggttgacccacaatgccattagggagggaattccaggattttgacccagccactatgaaggaacggcgatatatttccaagtcaggatggtgagtggcttgaaggggaactttcaggtggtggtgtccccatgtatctgctgcccttgtccttctagatggaagtggtcatgggtttggaaggtgccacattgattcaaactaacaacaatagATTTATTCTAGGACGTCATACCATActttggcactcaagcaacagtCTGTGCAACGCCCTAATGACATCACGATCAAATCATATGATCAGctgttaaagcaatcatgcaaccatttaaatataaaaCAAAGACCTTTACAGGAATTGTATATCCATACAACAGCTGGACCAGAGCAGTCAGGTTTGTCTGTTTTTCTCAGGTGTACAGTGCACATGATGAAGCAGAACGAGGATTCCTCACCTGTAGCTTGATGAACATATTGTCCACTTCTATCTCTTTCGTCAGGatacttgctcccagtgtggtgcGATACTCCTGAGTGAATCTGTTGTTGACATACCGGTTCAGAAGCGAGGTTTTCCCAACCCTACAGCAAAAGATTCAGGAAAATACAGTCACCCTTAACCTCATATTTAAAATGTAACCTCAACCTGTTCCAGGGGAAGAgaggcagtggcatggtggtattgttgctgggttagtaatccagaatcccagggtaatgctctggggacctgggttcaaatccctccacggcaggtagcaaaatttgaattcaataaaaatctggaatttaatgtGTAAtgtcatgaaaccgttgtcagttatcctttaaggaaggaaatctgccataatttgatttattattgtcacatgtattagtataaagtattgtttcttgcacgttatacagaaaaagcataccgttcatagagaaggaaaggagagagtgcagaatgtagtgtgacagccatagctagggtgtagagaaagatcaacttaatgcaaggtaggtccatttaaaagtctggtggcagcagggaagaagctgttcttgagtcggttggtacgtgacctcagacttttgtatctttttcccgacggaagaagatggaagagagaatgtccgggtgtgtggggtccttgattatgctggctgcttttccgaggcagcaggaagtgtcgacagagtcaacggatgggaggctggaatgAGTGATGATCTgatctgcatgtgactccagagccacagcaatgtgattgattcagaATAGGCCTggcaaccactcagttcaagggcaattggggatgggcaataaatgctggcccagccagcgacgcccacatcccatgaacgaacagAAAATAAAACTGAAATTCATATATTCATGAGAAGGAGTCATGTGACTATGTAGGCCCCTGGACTTTCTTTCCCAATTCATTTGCAGTGCTTAGCAATTCTCAGGCGACACAACACAAGTTTCATCTTCAGCCTTTACTAGTGCATGCACTCAGCCACATAGCAGGCACTCCCTCACATgctcggttagcactgctgcctcacagcgccagggacccgagttcaattctcggcttgggtcactgtctgtgcagagtctgcatgttctccccgtgtctgcgtgggtttcctccgggtgctccagtttccccccacagtccgaaaggcgtgctggttaggtgcattggccatgctaaattctccctcagtgtacccgaacaggcgccggagtgtggcgactaggggatcttcacagtaatttaattgcagtgataatgtaagcctccttgtgacactaacaaataaactttaaaagaacgtTTAATTAGTTTCACCAGCCAGACCTGCCTGAGGTTGTGCCACTTGATGCCCCTGTTCTTTGGTGCTGTTGATAAGCCAGTCATTTCGATATTCAAACAGAATGACACTGAACAGACCGCACAGAAATGAAATATTTCACCCAATTGCCCTGAGCTGATAtttcacacaagcctcctccctccCCGCTTCCTCTCACCCTATCAGTACATCTTTCTGTTGCTTCCTCTCTCATGTATGTATCAAACTGTCCCTTAAATGCATCAACGCTACATATGTGGtaacgagttccacattcccagaactctctggatgaagagatCTCCAATGAATTCTTTGCTGGATTTTGTTAGTGACTGTCACACGTTTATGACCCTTAGTTTTGGAGTCCGTTGATCACAAGTGGGAgaatttcctctctctctgcactatcAAGCCCCTTTTTAATTATAAAGACCTCAGGCCATCTCTTTTCCAGGGCAAAGAGCCTCAGTTCAGTTGGGAAGTCACACTTccttgggtagagagggatacgggccaaatgtgggcaattgggattagcttaggtgtttttaaaaaaaaagggcggcatggacaagttgggccgaaggacctgtttccgtgactatgactctatgacttctcAGTTGCAGTATCTTCCTTGCAAATCTTTTTGCACCTTCTCTTTTGCCTCTGTATCCTCTATGTAATATGGAGACCACGATGACACATTCTCCAAGGgcagacggtggcacagtggttagcactgctgctgcacaacgccagggacccgggttcgatccctggcttgggtcattgcctgtgcggagtctgcacattctcccccgtgcctgtgtgggtttgctccgggtgctccggtttcctcccacagtctgaaagacgtgctggttaagtgcattggccatgctaaattctccctcagcgtacccgaacaggagtgtggtaactaggggattttcacagtagcttcattgcagtgttaatgtaagcctacttgtgacacgaataaataaacttttaacttcagTTCATCAAGATCCTAGATAAATGCAATATAAATTCCCGGTAAATTCCATTTACTAAGTGTGGCCAGCAGGTGGTGCATTTGCCTGGTGAAGGCCATTGGTCAGTCTGTACGCTGAGGTAAATTGATTGATGTGAGGGCTCAGAAATGCTGTGTCTCCCTCACACCTCCCTCAGAAAGACAGTCAATGGTCCAGGCAGATGGAAGCCGCCATCAAGAGTGCAGCACTGCATCAATGGTGTCAGGCATGGTGCTCAGGGACAGCCTCACTCAAGTGTCTCAAGCACAAAGGTTAGGTTGGCACGTCTCACACAGGTTGGCATGTTGTGCCCCCCCCATGTGACGATGGACTTGCCTGCCACTAACTGACCCTGAGTAGGCTTTTGTTTGATTCATTTacaggatttggaggctttggagagagtacagaaaaggttcaccaggatgttgcctggtatggagggtattagctctgaggagagattgagtaaactggaattgttctccctggaaagatgaaggctgaggggcgacctgatagaagtttataaaatcatgaagggtatagataaggtgaacagttggaagctttttcccagggcagagatgacaattacaagggggcacaagttcaggataaggggggagaggttcagtggagatgtgcgggggaagtttttcacacagagggtggtgggagcctggaatgcagtgccaagtgaggtggaggcagaagcattagcgacatttaagatttatctaaatagacacatgaacagtggggaatagagggatacaggtggttgggcTAGATAggacatgattggtgcaggcttggtaggatgtagggcctgttcctgtgctattctTTGTggccgtcactggctgggccaacagttattgcccatccctcggtgCCCTCCCATTTCAGGGGgtttttaagaatcaaccacattgctgtgggtctggagtcacatgtaggccagaccaggtaagtacggcagatttccttcccttaagatcATTAGTGAACCgggtggatttttccgacaatcgacaatggtttcatggtcatcggtagattcttaattccagattttttcgttgaattcaaatttcaccattaaatccatgggatttgaacccaggtccccagatcttgcccttggttactagtccggtgacaataccactatgccactgcattTCCTGGTAGTCAtgggctgctttcttgaacttccGTTTGGTACCTGTAGTGGTtctgcaactgagtggcttgcgaggaaGTGGTTAAGTttcagctgtggctctggagtcacatgtaggccagaccaggtaaggatggcagatttccttccctaaaggacattagtgaaccaggtgggtttttataacaattgctGGTAGtctaatggtcaccattactagtagttttcaattccagatttattaaccaattttaatttttaatcctcattaactgccgtggtgggatttgaacccaaaacaTTAGCAGGGGAGGGGCCTCTGAACCACGATACCACCTTTGCTGGGGAAGCAAGAGTTCCTGATTAACGTTCTCTCTAAGCTGCACAGATGCACAGCAATACAGAACTTATCAAGCATCCATCTTAAAGAGAACAGTGCAAAGAAGAGAAACTATAGATAAATCGTCCTGAGGTACAGAAGTATTATCAGTCAACTACTTGCGGTACtttgctttagaatcatagaatcctattagtgcaggaggccattcagcccattaagtctgcacctgcaataatcccacccaggccctatccccgtaaccccatgtatttaccctgctaatccccctgacactcagggcaggaatttctgtccgcgctcaccccgaaatcagaaaatcccgtccgaggtcaacggatctttccatggtccgcccctcgtccactccgattcccatggcgggtgcaacgggaaaattcgcccctaaagggtaatttaacatggccaagtcaacctaacctgcacgtctttatggactgtgggaggaaactggagcacccggaggaaacccacgcagtcatggggagaatgtgcaagctccacacagacagtgacccgaggctggaattgaacccgggtccctggtgctgtgaggcagcggtgctaaccactgtaccaccgtgtcacccagtGATGATTTAGGTGATGATATTTACAAATATTATTGTTTCCTTATATTATATTTCCTTACATTCCTTATATTCCTGATATTCTTTCCTCCAATTTCTCCTGAATGTCTCTGAATGATATTAAACATTGGTAATAGGTAATTTTAAAAGATTTATTACTGCTTACCCAAGGGAACCAAGGATAACTATTTTCAAATCCACTCTTCTGTTGGTGTTCATCTACGGTACCTGGGAATAACCAGAAGGAGTTACTTGTCATCAATGAACTGACAGAATATTGACTTGTCTGCCACAGTTGGGGATTGATGCGCTGGAATAGTGCAACTCCCGAAAGGCTATGGTTGGGATATTCCAGGCCTATTGGGGGGCGATGCAGCTGACCAGCCAACAGCCCATTGACATTCGGTGGGTTCAGGAGGCCCCAGTGGTGGGTGGGAATGGAACATCCCGGTTTACGACTCAAATGTGGCCCTGTCAGGAAGCTCACCATTCCTCATCAGGGTCAATATccgagaactccctccctaacagcactgtgggtgtacctacaccacatggactgcagcggttcaaggaggcagctccccACCATCTTCTGGCGGGCCAGCAGCTGATTCAACCGCCCACCTTCAGCTGACGGGTTCTCAAATATGTgttgccatatttaaacacccgTCCAGCACACTGGTATCGCTCTCTCCAGCTCACCTATCTTCACCACATCGTGCAGGATGCCAGtgacccagagggaaaaggcgaGCAGCCTCAAGATAAAGTCTGTTCCTGGATTTAACCACCCTCCACCCGAACCCATCACCTGCCAGGCACCCATGTCCCACTTGGACCCTTACCCACCACACCTGCATTCTTCATGCACCCCCTCCCAGTAAACAACGTGTTATccctttttggtttgatttgatttattattgtcacatgtattaacgtacagtgaaaagtattgtttcttgcgcactatacagacagagcacaccattcatagaaaagggaaggagagagtgcagaatgtagtgtcatagccagggtgtagagaaagatcaacttaatgcgaggtaagtccattcaaaagtctgacgacagcagggaagaagttgttcttgagtcggttggtgcgtgacctcagacttttgtgtctttttcccgacagaagaaggtggaagagaagaatgtctggggtgcgtggggtccttaattatgctggctgctttgccaaggcagcgggaagtgtagacagagtcaatggatgggaggctggtttgcgtgatggattgggctacattcataaccttttgtagtttcttgcagtcttgcacagagcaggagccatgccaagctgtgatacagccaggaagaatgctttctatggtgcatctgtaaaagttggtgggagtcgtagctgacatgccaaatttccttcgtcttctgagaaagtagaggtgttggtgagctttcttaactatagtgtcagcatggggggaccaggcccAGGACGTGTCCCTTTCTTTGTAAGTTTTTCATGCAGCTTTGTCAGTGTCTCACTTCCCTCCCTCGGTCTTCCTTTTGC contains the following coding sequences:
- the LOC144511814 gene encoding ras-related protein Rab-7b-like — its product is MNTNRRVDLKIVILGSLGVGKTSLLNRYVNNRFTQEYRTTLGASILTKEIEVDNMFIKLQIWDTGGQERFKSLVPSFSKGSDGCVLVFDVTDQDSFYGLRGWREEVLLQTPLDHKDYPFVVLGNKIDISNRQVTSDEAKAWCAAHNIPYFEVSAKEDINVDHAFENIAQNALLQDSEWKDCYLTNSISLADNKTSTRQNCC